From a region of the Daphnia pulicaria isolate SC F1-1A chromosome 1, SC_F0-13Bv2, whole genome shotgun sequence genome:
- the LOC124311990 gene encoding uncharacterized protein LOC124311990, producing the protein MHVEIVCTFLLTFFLVVHAQMSEANKNEESDARIFLSTFTVILSTVTSTTTIGTTTTCTTSSSAMAACSVGGRRRRGILISEKDKQASARKGLFYNEDESELNDGSISMPVIQVKRSVETSEKTTSSSLITVDNTNLIPLTIQSGFSLPGEFSNGTPRFKLAYGTSTIITTATSTATRSLFIFCNSITNYGTCSGSG; encoded by the exons atgcacGTTGAAATTGTTTGCACATTTCTTctaacattttttcttgtcgTTCACGCTCAAATGAGTGAAGCAAACAAGAATGAAGAATCTGACGCGCGCATATTTCTTAGTACGTTCACCGTTATCCTTTCCACCGTAACATCTACTACAACAATAGGAACAACTACCACTTgcacaacttcttcttctgctatgGCGGCATGTTCAGTTGGAGGAAGACGTCGTCGTGGTATCTTAATATCCGAGAAAGATAAGCAAGCTAGTGCTCGCAAAGGCCTTTTCTATAACGAAGATGAGAGCGAGTTAAATGACGGCAGTATCTCCATGCCCGTTATCCAGGTCAAGAG gTCCGTGGAAACATCAGAGAAAACTACAAGTTCTTCACTGATCACCGTTGACAATACCAACCTTATACCCCTAACCATTCAGTCAGGATTTAGTCTTCCAGGTGAGTTCTCTAACGGTACTCCTCGTTTCAAGTTGGCTTACGGTACTTCAACTATCATCACTACCGCAACATCGACTGCAACtcgctccttatttattttctgcAACAGCATAACTAATTACGGGACTTGTTCCGGATCTGGTTAA